One window of Mediterraneibacter gnavus ATCC 29149 genomic DNA carries:
- a CDS encoding cysteine desulfurase family protein encodes MEVYLDNSATTRGYTEVGELVYKVMCQDYGNPSSMHRKGVDAEHYIKDAKEILAKILKVNAKEIYFTSGGTESDNLAIIGTAKANKRRGNHLITSSIEHPAILNTMRYLEEEEGFRVTYLPVDSMGRIKLEALKEALCDETILVSVMYVNNEVGAVQPIDEAVRIVKEYNPDILFHSDAVQGFGKYKIYPKRQKIDLLTGSGHKIHGPKGTGFLYVSEKVKIKPIVFGGEQQKNVRSGTENVPGIAGLGLAAKMIYHDLDMKTALMRELKEYFIEGIAKIENTTVHGMTDENSAPHIISVGFAGIRSEVLLHTLEEKGIYVSSGSACASNHPAISGVLKGIGAGKEYLDATIRFSMSEFTTREEIDYTLETLYNCVPMLRRYTRH; translated from the coding sequence ATGGAAGTATATTTGGACAATTCGGCGACTACCAGAGGTTACACAGAGGTGGGAGAACTGGTATATAAAGTGATGTGTCAGGACTATGGAAATCCGTCTTCCATGCACCGTAAAGGTGTGGATGCGGAGCATTATATCAAGGATGCAAAAGAAATTCTGGCAAAAATTCTGAAGGTCAATGCAAAAGAAATTTATTTTACGTCCGGCGGTACAGAAAGTGACAATCTGGCGATCATTGGAACAGCAAAAGCAAACAAAAGAAGAGGAAATCATCTGATCACATCATCTATAGAGCATCCGGCGATTTTGAATACGATGCGTTATCTGGAAGAGGAAGAAGGCTTTCGTGTGACCTATCTTCCGGTGGACAGCATGGGACGCATCAAGCTGGAAGCTCTGAAAGAGGCGTTGTGTGACGAGACAATTCTGGTTTCCGTCATGTATGTGAATAACGAAGTAGGAGCAGTGCAGCCGATCGATGAGGCTGTCCGGATTGTGAAGGAATATAATCCGGATATTCTGTTCCATTCGGATGCCGTACAGGGATTCGGAAAGTATAAGATTTATCCGAAGCGTCAGAAGATCGATCTGCTGACAGGAAGCGGACATAAGATCCACGGACCGAAAGGAACTGGATTTTTATATGTCAGTGAGAAAGTTAAGATCAAACCAATCGTGTTTGGCGGAGAACAGCAGAAAAATGTCCGTTCCGGTACAGAGAACGTTCCGGGGATTGCAGGACTCGGGTTAGCGGCAAAGATGATCTACCATGATCTGGATATGAAGACTGCACTGATGCGGGAACTCAAAGAGTATTTTATTGAAGGAATCGCGAAGATTGAAAATACAACCGTTCACGGGATGACCGATGAAAACAGTGCACCGCATATCATCAGTGTGGGCTTTGCAGGGATTCGAAGTGAAGTGCTTCTGCATACGCTGGAAGAGAAAGGAATTTACGTATCCTCAGGTTCTGCATGTGCGTCCAACCATCCGGCAATCAGCGGGGTGTTAAAGGGCATCGGAGCAGGAAAAGAGTATCTGGATGCGACGATCCGTTTCAGCATGTCTGAATTTACAACCAGAGAAGAAATTGACTATACATTGGAAACGCTATATAATTGTGTACCGATGCTGAGAAGATATACAAGACATTGA
- the thiI gene encoding tRNA uracil 4-sulfurtransferase ThiI — MRFHSFLIKYGEIGIKGKNRYLFEDALVRQIRFALKDVDGEFNVHKAQGRVYVDCEGEYDYEETVESLKRVFGIVGICPVVRLQDNGFEQLKKDVEKYIGEVYPEKNQTFKIEARRSRKSYPLNSMELNCELGGVILDAYPEMKVDVHNPQIRLNVEVREEIYLYSEIIPGPGGMPVGTNGSAMLLLSGGIDSPVAGYMIAKRGVALEATYFHAPPYTSERAKEKVVDLARLVSRYSGPIKLNVVNFTDIQLYIYEKCPHEELTIIMRRYMMKIAEHFAKQDGCLGLITGESIGQVASQTMQSLMATNAACTLPVYRPLIGFDKKEIVDISEKIDTYETSIQPYEDCCTIFVAKHPVTKPNLERIEKSERNLDEKIDELMQTAIDTVETIMVK, encoded by the coding sequence ATGAGATTTCATTCATTTTTGATTAAATACGGAGAAATCGGGATCAAAGGAAAGAACCGGTATCTGTTTGAAGACGCTCTGGTGCGTCAGATCCGTTTTGCATTGAAGGATGTGGACGGAGAATTTAATGTACACAAAGCACAGGGGAGAGTGTATGTGGACTGTGAAGGCGAATACGATTACGAAGAGACTGTGGAAAGTTTGAAACGAGTGTTTGGTATCGTAGGAATCTGCCCGGTTGTGCGTCTGCAGGACAATGGATTTGAACAGCTGAAAAAAGATGTGGAAAAATATATCGGAGAAGTGTACCCTGAGAAAAACCAGACATTTAAGATTGAAGCAAGAAGAAGCAGAAAGTCTTATCCGTTGAATTCTATGGAATTGAACTGTGAGTTGGGCGGTGTGATCCTGGATGCGTACCCGGAGATGAAAGTAGACGTACACAATCCGCAGATTCGTCTGAATGTGGAAGTACGGGAAGAGATTTATCTGTACTCAGAGATTATTCCGGGGCCGGGCGGAATGCCGGTAGGAACTAACGGAAGTGCCATGCTCCTGCTCTCCGGTGGTATCGACAGCCCGGTTGCCGGATATATGATCGCAAAACGCGGTGTCGCTCTGGAAGCAACGTATTTCCATGCACCACCGTATACGAGTGAACGTGCAAAAGAAAAAGTGGTGGATCTGGCAAGACTGGTTTCCAGGTATTCCGGCCCGATCAAGCTCAACGTAGTCAACTTTACAGACATTCAGCTGTATATCTATGAGAAGTGTCCGCATGAAGAACTGACGATTATTATGCGAAGATACATGATGAAGATCGCAGAGCATTTTGCAAAACAGGATGGCTGCCTGGGACTGATCACCGGAGAAAGTATCGGACAGGTTGCGAGCCAGACGATGCAGAGCCTTATGGCAACCAATGCAGCATGTACGCTTCCGGTCTACCGTCCGCTGATCGGATTTGATAAAAAAGAAATCGTGGATATTTCTGAAAAGATTGATACGTACGAGACATCGATCCAGCCGTATGAAGACTGCTGTACGATTTTTGTTGCCAAGCATCCGGTGACAAAACCGAATCTGGAGCGTATTGAGAAATCCGAGAGAAATCTGGATGAGAAGATTGATGAGCTGATGCAGACAGCAATCGATACGGTTGAAACGATCATGGTAAAATAG
- a CDS encoding HPr family phosphocarrier protein, protein MKTVQISLNSIDKVKSFVNEITKYDNDFDLVSGRYVIDAKSIMGIFSLDLSKPIDLNIHADSNLDDILAALDSYIIK, encoded by the coding sequence ATGAAAACAGTACAGATTTCTTTAAACTCAATCGACAAAGTAAAATCATTTGTAAACGAAATCACAAAATATGACAACGATTTTGATTTAGTGTCCGGAAGATATGTGATAGATGCCAAATCAATTATGGGAATTTTCAGTTTGGATCTTTCTAAACCGATCGATCTGAATATTCACGCTGATTCTAATCTGGATGACATCCTAGCTGCACTGGATTCTTACATCATCAAATAA
- the mtaB gene encoding tRNA (N(6)-L-threonylcarbamoyladenosine(37)-C(2))-methylthiotransferase MtaB yields the protein MKKVALHNLGCKVNAYETEAMQEMLEHAGYEIVPFQEGADIYVINTCTVTNIADRKSRQMLHRARKMNPDAVVVAAGCYVQAQAEKQVIDPCIDIVLGNNKKQDLLTALQAYEEAHGDLREVIDINHTKEYENLHLTKQGEHTRAYIKVQDGCNQFCSYCIIPYARGRVRSRAKEDVVAEVTDLAKNGYQEVVLTGIHLSSYGIDFENEDNLLSLIRAVHEIEGIKRIRLGSLEPRIITEEFVQAIAALPKMCPHFHLSLQSGCNETLKRMNRRYTSEEFYEKCEILRKYFEKPALTTDVIVGFPQETEEEFETTYEFLKKICFYETHIFKYSKREGTKAAVMQGQIPEQIKAKRSARLIELGEKNRRAYEESFLGKTVEVLVEEKSDVNGKEMWTGHTKEYMKIALESEKNLQNCILNVQIKDGREIIH from the coding sequence ATGAAAAAAGTCGCGTTACACAATCTGGGATGTAAGGTAAATGCATATGAGACAGAAGCCATGCAGGAAATGCTGGAACATGCCGGATATGAGATCGTTCCGTTTCAGGAAGGAGCGGACATTTATGTGATCAATACATGCACAGTGACCAATATTGCGGACCGCAAATCAAGACAGATGCTGCATCGGGCAAGAAAGATGAATCCGGATGCTGTTGTGGTCGCAGCCGGCTGTTATGTGCAGGCACAGGCTGAAAAGCAGGTGATCGATCCATGTATTGATATTGTACTCGGAAACAATAAAAAGCAGGATCTTCTGACAGCGCTGCAGGCATATGAAGAAGCACACGGTGATTTGCGGGAAGTGATCGATATCAATCATACAAAAGAATATGAGAATCTGCATCTGACAAAACAGGGGGAGCATACGAGAGCATATATCAAGGTGCAGGATGGCTGCAACCAGTTTTGTTCTTACTGTATTATCCCGTATGCGAGAGGAAGAGTCAGAAGCAGGGCAAAAGAAGATGTAGTAGCAGAAGTGACAGATCTGGCGAAAAACGGATACCAGGAAGTCGTGCTGACGGGAATTCATCTGAGCTCCTATGGCATTGATTTTGAAAATGAAGACAATCTGCTCAGTCTGATTCGTGCAGTGCATGAGATTGAAGGAATCAAAAGGATTCGTCTGGGATCTCTGGAACCAAGGATCATCACAGAAGAGTTTGTACAGGCGATCGCAGCGCTTCCGAAGATGTGCCCGCACTTCCATCTGTCATTGCAGAGTGGCTGCAATGAAACCTTAAAGAGGATGAACCGCAGATATACAAGTGAAGAGTTTTATGAAAAGTGTGAGATATTAAGAAAGTATTTTGAAAAACCGGCGCTGACAACAGATGTGATCGTGGGATTTCCGCAGGAAACAGAGGAAGAATTTGAAACAACGTATGAATTTCTGAAAAAGATCTGCTTCTATGAGACTCATATTTTCAAATATTCCAAACGAGAAGGCACGAAAGCGGCAGTGATGCAGGGACAGATCCCGGAGCAGATCAAGGCAAAAAGAAGCGCCAGACTGATCGAACTGGGGGAGAAAAACCGCAGAGCATATGAAGAATCGTTCCTTGGAAAAACAGTGGAAGTGCTGGTGGAAGAAAAATCGGATGTGAACGGAAAAGAAATGTGGACAGGGCACACAAAAGAGTATATGAAAATTGCACTAGAGTCAGAGAAAAATCTTCAGAATTGTATTCTAAACGTGCAAATTAAAGATGGCCGGGAAATTATTCATTGA
- a CDS encoding IreB family regulatory phosphoprotein, protein MSDLSNTQFFQVEPGPQISAKDILEIVYKALKEKGYNPVNQIVGYIMSGDPTYITSYNGARSLIMKVERDELVEELLKAYIEHNSWE, encoded by the coding sequence ATGAGCGATTTGAGTAATACACAGTTCTTTCAGGTAGAACCGGGACCACAGATTTCTGCAAAAGATATTCTGGAAATCGTGTATAAGGCACTGAAAGAAAAAGGATACAACCCGGTTAACCAGATCGTGGGATACATTATGTCAGGAGATCCTACTTACATTACCAGCTATAATGGAGCAAGAAGCCTGATTATGAAGGTGGAAAGGGATGAATTGGTCGAAGAACTGTTAAAAGCGTATATCGAGCATAATTCATGGGAATAA
- the ruvX gene encoding Holliday junction resolvase RuvX, whose amino-acid sequence MRIMGLDYGTKTVGVAISDALGLTAQGIETIQRKEENKLRRTLARIEELVREYEVDTIVLGFPKHMNNDVGERAKKSLEFKEMLVRRTGLDVVMWDERLTTVEAERTLIESQVRRENRKQYIDKIAAVFILQGYLDSIYLKKKAEEEN is encoded by the coding sequence ATGCGGATCATGGGACTGGATTATGGCACGAAGACTGTAGGGGTTGCGATCAGCGATGCTCTTGGTCTGACTGCGCAGGGGATAGAGACCATTCAGAGAAAAGAGGAAAACAAGCTGCGCCGTACACTCGCCCGGATTGAAGAGCTGGTAAGGGAATATGAAGTGGATACGATCGTGCTTGGTTTTCCGAAGCATATGAATAACGATGTGGGTGAACGTGCAAAAAAGTCTCTGGAATTCAAAGAGATGCTGGTGCGCAGGACAGGACTTGATGTGGTGATGTGGGACGAGCGGCTTACTACCGTGGAGGCAGAGCGTACATTGATCGAGAGTCAGGTGCGGCGCGAGAACAGAAAGCAGTATATTGACAAGATCGCAGCTGTTTTTATCCTGCAGGGATATCTGGATTCGATTTATTTGAAAAAGAAAGCCGAAGAGGAAAACTAG